Proteins from one Primulina huaijiensis isolate GDHJ02 chromosome 18, ASM1229523v2, whole genome shotgun sequence genomic window:
- the LOC140965064 gene encoding universal stress protein A-like protein: MNMASESSEPTRILVAVNQSTLKGYPHASISSKGAFEWTLHKIIRSNTCGFKLLILHVQVPDEDGFDGVDSIYASPEDFKSLRQRDKNNGLQLLHYFVKQCHEIGVACEAWIKTGDAKDVICHEVKRLQPDLLVVGNRGLGPFQKVFVGTVSGFVTKHADCPVISIKRSADQTPQDPAED, from the exons ATGAATATGGCGTCGGAGAGCAGTGAGCCAACTCGGATATTGGTGGCGGTCAACCAGTCAACTCTCAAAGGTTACCCGCACGCATCCATCAGCTCCAAAGGAGCATTCGAATGGACTCTCCACAAAATCATTCGCTCCAATACTTGTGGTTTTAAACTCCTCATTCTTCATGTTCAAGTTCCTGACGAAGATG GTTTTGATGGTGTGGATAGTATATATGCCTCTCCTGAAGATTTCAAAAGTTTGAGGCAGAGGGACAAGAATAATGGACTTCAACTACTGCATTACTTTGTGAAACAATGCCATGAGATTGGG GTTGCCTGTGAAGCATGGATTAAGACAGGTGATGCTAAGGACGTCATCTGCCATGAGGTGAAACGTCTCCAGCCAGATTTGCTAGTGGTTGGAAACAGGGGTCTTGGTCCTTTTCAGAA GGTTTTTGTGGGAACTGTGAGCGGATTTGTCACAAAACATGCCGATTGCCCTGTCATTTCAATTAAGCGTAGTGCAGATCAGACTCCTCAAGATCCTGCTGAGGATTGA
- the LOC140964480 gene encoding monodehydroascorbate reductase 4, peroxisomal isoform X2, producing MIKIISMQEMKAPARLPSFHCCVGTNDEKLVPKWYKEHGIELILGTRVKSADVRRKTLLIATGETISYKYLIVATGARALKIEEFGVNGSDAANVCYLRDLADADRLVDVMQSRGSGNAVVIGGGYIGMECAASLVINNFKVTMVFPEAHCMARLFTPKIASYYEDFYQSKGVKFVKGNVLTSFDFDISGKVTAVNLKDGSKLPAEIVVIGIGIRPNTSLFEGQLTMDKGGIKVNGKMQSSNSSVYAMGDVASFPVKIFGETRRLEHVDSARKAAKHAVAAIMEPEKTGEFDYLPFFYSRVFTLSWQFYGDNAGEAVYFGDFSGNAFGAYWINKGLLVGSFLEGGTKEQYEAIAEATKLKPMVEDLGELEKQGLGFAMAVGQNIPPSLPNGDGSRSGDGVCDVMMEKPLFTWHATAGVIVAASIAVFAYWYGRKRRRW from the exons atgataaaaatcatatcaatgcAAGAAATGAAAG CTCCTGCACGTCTCCCTTCATTTCACTGTTGTGTGGGTACCAATGATGAAAAATTGGTTCCGAAATGGTACAAGGAACACG GTATTGAATTGATTCTTGGAACTCGAGTTAAGTCTGCTGATGTGAGGCGTAAGACATTGCTAATTGCAACAGGAGAAACCATAAGTTACAAATATCTAATTGTTGCAACAGGTGCTCGG GCTTTGAAGATCGAAGAGTTTGGTGTTAATGGATCCGATGCCGCTAATGTGTGTTATTTACGAGATTTGGCCGATGCTGATAGACTCGTTGATGTGATGCAATCTCGTGGTAGTGGAAATGCTGTTGTTATTGGCGGCGGCTACATAGGAATGGAATGCGCTGCATCTCTCGTGATAAACAATTTTAAAGTGACTATGGTTTTCCCTGAAGCACATTGTA TGGCACGTTTGTTTACCCCAAAAATCGCAAGTTACTATGAAGACTTCTACCAGTCAAAAGGAGTGAAATTTGTGAAAGGAAATGTGCTGACATCATTTGATTTTGACATCAGTGGGAAG GTCACTGCTGTTAATCTTAAAGATGGGAGCAAACTTCCAGCAGAAATTGTTGTGATCGGTATTGGAATTCGTCCAAACACAAGTCTTTTCGAGGGTCAGCTAACAATGGACAAGGGTGGAATCAAAGTGAATGGGAAAATGCAATCAAGCAATAGCTCTGTCTATGCTATGGGAGACGTTGCGTCTTTTCCAGTCAAAATTTTTGGAGAAACACGCAGACTCGAACACGTAGATTCTGCAAGAAAGGCTGCCAAGCATGCAGTTGCTGCAATCATGGAACCTGAAAAGACTGGAGAATTCGACTACCTACCATTCTTTTATTCCCGAGTCTTCACATTGTCTTGGCAGTTTTATGGAGACAATGCAGGGGAAGCCGTGTATTTTGGCGATTTTTCAGGAAATGCTTTTGGGGCGTACTGGATAAACAAAGGGCTTCTTGTTGGGTCATTTCTCGAGGGTGGAACTAAAGAACAGTACGAGGCAATAGCTGAAGCCACTAAGCTAAAACCGATGGTGGAAGACTTGGGGGAGCTTGAGAAACAGGGTTTGGGATTTGCTATGGCCGTCGGACAAAATATTCCACCTTCTTTGCCGAATGGTGATGGCAGCAGGAGTGGCGATGGAGTATGTGATGTGATGATGGAGAAACCGTTATTCACTTGGCATGCAACTGCTGGAGTTATTGTGGCAGCATCAATAGCAGTGTTTGCATATTGGTATGGTAGAAAGCGCAGAAGGTGGTGA
- the LOC140964322 gene encoding galactinol--sucrose galactosyltransferase-like → MAATLSKGASKPAFLVDGSFTHSSITIDEKSNFTVNDHIFLSQVPPNITVTPSPYTAGETTPGCFVGFDSKEPRSHHVVSIGKLKGIKFMSIFRFKVWWTTHWTGSKGSHLEHETQILMLDRSPDGARPYVLFLPLIETPFRASLQPGPEDYVDLCVETGSTKVAGSSFRTSLYMHAGDDPFTLVKDAIKVARTRLGTFKLLEEKTPPGIVDKFGWCTWDAFYLTVHPQGVLEGVKGLVDGGCPPGLVLIDDGWQSICHDEDPISSEGMNRTSAGEQMPCRLIQYPENYKFRDYKSQDKSVQGPDSGMGAFIRDLKHKFTTVGYVYVWHALCGYWGGIRPNISGMPEAKVITPVLTPGLKMTMEDLAVDKIVNNGVGMVAPEIADQMYEGLHSHLESVGIDGVKIDVIHLLEMLCEDYGGRVELAKAYYGALSSSIRNHFKGNGVIASMEHCNDFMFLGTQAISLGRVGDDFWCTDPSGDPNGTFWLQGCHMVHCAYNSLWMGNFIHPDWDMFQSTHPCAEFHAASRAISGGPIYVSDSVGKHNFDLLKTMTLPDGTILRCDYYALPTRDCLFEDPLHNGKTMLKIWNLNKFTGVVGLFNCQGGGWCRETRRNKCASEYSKVVSSVTGPSDIEWKQGTNPIPVEGVQTFAMYLFREKKLVLAKPSDTVAISLGPFNFELITVSPVKYLAKNTIQFAPIGLINMLNTGGAVQSLVLDENAKYVKIGVKGAGEMRVFASERPVACKLNGENAAFGYEDKIVIVQVPWNAPSGLSLIEYLF, encoded by the exons TTCTCAGGTCCCACCCAATATCACCGTCACCCCCTCACCCTACACCGCCGGGGAGACCACCCCAGGATGCTTCGTGGGTTTCGACAGCAAAGAACCCCGTAGCCACCACGTGGTTTCCATCGGCAAGCTCAAAGGAATCAAATTCATGTCCATTTTCCGCTTCAAGGTCTGGTGGACCACTCACTGGACCGGCTCTAAAGGCTCCCATTTGGAGCACGAAACCCAGATTCTCATGCTTGACAGGTCACCGGACGGCGCAAGACCCTACGTCCTGTTTCTTCCACTCATCGAGACCCCTTTTCGGGCTTCTCTCCAGCCCGGACCCGAAGACTACGTGGACTTATGCGTGGAAACCGGGTCGACGAAAGTTGCTGGTTCCTCATTCCGGACCTCGCTCTACATGCACGCAGGAGACGATCCCTTTACCCTCGTCAAAGACGCCATCAAAGTGGCGCGTACGCGTTTGGGAACCTTCAAACTTCTAGAGGAGAAAACGCCACCAGGAATTGTGGACAAATTCGGGTGGTGCACGTGGGATGCCTTCTACTTAACCGTCCACCCTCAGGGTGTTTTGGAAGGTGTCAAGGGCTTAGTCGACGGCGGATGTCCGCCGGGTCTTGTGCTGATCGACGACGGCTGGCAGTCCATCTGCCACGACGAGGATCCGATCAGCTCCGAAGGAATGAATCGCACCTCCGCCGGCGAGCAAATGCCATGCAGACTCATCCAATACCCTGAAAACTACAAGTTCAGAGACTACAAGAGCCAAGATAAATCTGTGCAGGGACCGGATTCCGGCATGGGGGCCTTTATCAGGGACCTGAAGCACAAGTTCACGACCGTGGGTTATGTGTATGTTTGGCATGCCTTGTGCGGGTACTGGGGTGGGATCCGGCCAAATATTTCTGGCATGCCCGAGGCAAAGGTGATTACTCCGGTGCTGACACCGGGTCTGAAAATGACGATGGAAGATTTAGCAGTTGACAAGATCGTAAACAATGGAGTCGGGATGGTCGCACCGGAGATTGCTGATCAGATGTATGAAGGGTTACACTCGCATCTGGAGTCTGTTGGGATTGATGGAGTCAAAATCGATGTGATTCAT TTGCTGGAGATGTTATGCGAggactatggtgggagagtggaGCTAGCTAAGGCGTATTATGGGGCTTTGTCCTCTTCCATAAGGAACCACTTTAAGGGGAATGGTGTAATTGCTAGCATGGAGCACTGCAATGACTTCATGTTTCTCGGCACGCAGGCCATATCCCTCGGCCGTGTCG GAGATGACTTTTGGTGCACGGATCCATCGGGCGATCCAAACGGCACCTTCTGGCTCCAGGGCTGCCACATGGTGCACTGTGCTTACAACAGCCTGTGGATGGGCAATTTCATCCACCCCGACTGGGACATGTTCCAGTCCACTCATCCATGCGCGGAGTTCCATGCCGCATCCCGTGCTATTTCCGGCGGACCTATCTATGTGAGCGATTCCGTTGGCAAGCACAATTTCGACCTGCTCAAGACCATGACCTTGCCCGATGGCACCATCCTGCGATGCGACTACTACGCACTCCCCACTCGTGATTGCCTGTTTGAAGATCCGCTTCATAACGGCAAGAccatgttaaaaatttggaacCTAAACAAG TTCACGGGAGTTGTGGGGCTGTTTAACTGCCAAGGCGGAGGTTGGTGCAGGGAAACGAGGCGAAACAAATGTGCCTCCGAATACTCCAAAGTCGTCTCCTCGGTCACAGGCCCAAGCGACATCGAATGGAAACAGGGCACGAATCCAATTCCTGTTGAAGGAGTCCAAACATTCGCCATGTACTTGTTCCGCGAGAAGAAGCTCGTCCTAGCCAAGCCATCCGACACCGTAGCCATATCGCTCGGACCTTTCAATTTCGAGCTCATCACAGTGTCTCCTGTCAAGTATTTGGCCAAGAATACTATCCAATTTGCTCCCATCGGGCTAATAAACATGCTGAACACGGGTGGCGCGGTCCAGTCATTGGTGTTGGACGAAAATGCGAAATATGTCAAAATCGGAGTGAAAGGGGCGGGAGAAATGAGGGTGTTCGCTTCGGAGAGGCCCGTGGCTTGCAAGCTTAACGGTGAGAATGCGGCGTTTGGGTACGAAGATAAGATTGTTATTGTTCAAGTCCCCTGGAATGCTCCTTCCGGGCTGTCTCTCATTGAATACCTCTTTTGA
- the LOC140964394 gene encoding uncharacterized protein, which yields MATLEDVVAATQFLAKESETQVAASGPDSRVRVSDVEKVDGSASATVKKFNSISNGVTSVSVNGPSDGVFGGKSTDSEPLNESGEKDSIGDVIDDKLEDSGHDFRVGDFVWGKIRSHPWWPGQVHDPRDASEFAEKHSQEGCLLVAFFGDGSCSWCAPSQLIPFVENFEEMSKSSTSKSFLNAVKMALDEICRLVESEMSCKCISEEINVGLARPVVSNFGVKTGVLMPEFNFHPLFLGEYEPIELLAKLKNFAEDISFTSSIDLAVLTSWMSAFFRFNCGYPLSQYHGAFSIEGLDDEGENVAVVMNDITVRNEVPVKGPHSDDEIYRRRKQKSVAALLGEDTDVNPKIREIVTVQEGVNLVKSRSSKKRRRGINGVGEGVGKMKSSIGKSSGRKKVQVSVSSQVTSEEDVNAARKRKKIQVTSGEAKEESEGVTTPRERKKSRYLSPPYMNMGRRAGNTSLKREAEIESYKITKIARVGERMEKAAENLLVSPPLAKMVDEASEKELPDENPERHDTFDNTSHCTKNDTLTCTISDGNSPSHCTENYKLMCSISDVKSPIDVILSEIRSSALYPLQFSEGGSLDIIRGFVSALRSSTYIEGSNYNIYRNCKKGEGKGKESLPAQLTDLGGDLIQKKAKSSGPKPCKAMTLKTEGTSGKSVSKKANATCGEKTSAVNVEEIDATRLILTFSPEYRLPSKKDILKIFSKYGSLNRKETNISSDTRSFQIVYTKDSDAEAAFKSSLIQSPFGKNVNYRLQCSSTRLKSRGSQGRVSSPHEQISKELDSSQPPDDLMAEVGHMKQKFEIMTAILENYHLKFSPEEKSSLKDEMKPLMEMVETASEKVRIMAEGTKC from the coding sequence ATGGCAACTCTGGAAGATGTTGTCGCAGCGACACAATTCCTTGCTAAGGAATCTGAAACCCAAGTGGCGGCCTCGGGTCCTGACAGTCGGGTTAGGGTTTCTGATGTAGAGAAAGTTGATGGGTCAGCTTCTGCTACTGTGAAGAAGTTTAACAGTATATCTAATGGTGTTACTAGTGTTTCCGTTAATGGTCCTTCTGATGGTGTTTTTGGTGGAAAGAGTACTGATAGTGAGCCGCTGAATGAAAGCGGGGAAAAGGATTCGATAGGAGATGTGATTGATGACAAGCTGGAGGATTCAGGCCATGATTTTCGAGTCGGGGATTTTGTTTGGGGCAAAATTAGGAGTCATCCGTGGTGGCCAGGACAGGTTCATGATCCCAGAGATGCATCGGAATTTGCAGAGAAACATAGCCAGGAGGGTTGTCTCTTGGTGGCATTTTTTGGGGACGGTTCTTGTTCTTGGTGCGCACCATCACAGTTGATACCTTTTGTGGAGAATTTTGAGGAGATGTCAAAAAGTAGTACTTCTAAGAGCTTTTTGAATGCTGTAAAGATGGCCTTGGATGAGATTTGTAGGCTTGTGGAGTCTGAGATGAGTTGTAAATGTATATCGGAGGAGATAAATGTTGGACTTGCTAGGCCCGTAGTGTCCAATTTTGGTGTGAAGACTGGAGTTCTTATGCCAGAGTTTAATTTTCATCCTCTTTTTCTTGGCGAATATGAACCCATTGAGTTGTTAGCGAAATTGAAGAACTTTGCGGAGGACATTTCTTTCACTAGTTCGATTGATCTTGCGGTCTTGACAAGCTGGATGTCTGCCTTTTTTCGGTTTAATTGTGGTTATCCATTGTCTCAGTATCACGGGGCCTTTAGTATTGAAGGTCTGGACGATGAGGGTGAGAATGTGGCTGTGGTTATGAATGATATTACTGTTCGTAATGAAGTCCCTGTAAAGGGCCCTCATTCTGATGATGAAATTTATCGTAGAAGGAAGCAGAAAAGTGTTGCTGCGCTTTTGGGAGAAGATACAGATGTGAATCCAAAAATTCGAGAAATTGTTACGGTTCAAGAGGGAGTCAATTTGGTGAAATCCAGGTCTTCCAAAAAGCGGAGAAGGGGCATTAATGGAGTGGGAGAAGGTGTGGGCAAAATGAAATCTTCTATTGGGAAATCGAGTGGGAGGAAAAAGGTTCAAGTTTCTGTGTCCAGTCAAGTGACAAGTGAAGAGGATGTCAATGCAGCAAGGAAACGAAAGAAAATACAAGTTACTTCTGGTGAAGCTAAAGAGGAATCAGAAGGGGTTACTACACCTAGGGAAAGAAAGAAGAGTAGGTACTTATCTCCACCTTATATGAATATGGGGCGGAGGGCTGGTAATACAAGCTTGAAAAGGGAGGCAGAAATTGAATCCTATAAAATTACCAAGATAGCTCGGGTGGGGGAGCGTATGGAGAAAGCTGCAGAAAACCTTTTGGTATCTCCACCTTTAGCCAAGATGGTTGATGAGGCATCGGAGAAAGAACTGCCTGACGAAAATCCAGAAAGGCATGACACGTTCGATAACACGAGTCACTGCACCAAAAATGATACGTTGACGTGTACTATATCTGATGGCAACTCCCCTAGTCACTGCACTGAGAACTATAAGTTGATGTGTTCTATATCCGATGTTAAATCCCCTATTGATGTAATATTATCAGAGATTCGGTCAAGTGCTCTTTATCCTCTTCAATTTAGTGAGGGTGGTTCCCTTGATATCATCCGGGGCTTTGTTTCTGCACTCAGAAGCTCAACCTATATTGAAGGATCAAACTACAATATATATCGAAATTGCAAGAAAGGGGAAGGGAAAGGGAAAGAATCACTGCCCGCCCAATTGACAGATCTTGGAGGCGATCTCATCCAGAAAAAAGCCAAGTCATCTGGCCCAAAACCTTGCAAAGCCATGACATTGAAGACTGAAGGAACTTCAGGTAAGTCCGTGTCCAAGAAAGCTAATGCGACTTGTGGTGAAAAAACCAGTGCGGTGAACGTAGAGGAAATTGATGCAACACGGCTTATTTTGACATTCAGCCCCGAGTATCGGTTACCTTCAAAGAAAgacattttaaagatttttagcAAGTATGGGAGCCTGAATAGAAAGGAAACAAACATATCCTCAGATACTCGCTCATTTCAGATTGTTTACACTAAAGATTCAGATGCAGAAGCAGCCTTCAAATCATCTTTAATCCAGAGTCCCTTCGGTAAAAACGTTAATTACAGGCTGCAATGCTCTTCAACTCGGCTAAAGTCTCGTGGATCTCAGGGAAGAGTTTCATCTCCCCATGAACAGATTTCCAAAGAGCTCGACTCTTCTCAGCCACCGGATGACTTGATGGCAGAAGTTGGTCACATGAAGCAAAAGTTCGAGATAATGACCGCAATTCTTGAAAACTATCATCTCAAATTCTCGCCAGAGGAGAAGTCTAGCTTGAAAGATGAGATGAAACCCCTCATGGAGATGGTTGAAACAGCGAGTGAGAAGGTGAGAATCATGGCTGAGGGAACCAAATGTTGA
- the LOC140964563 gene encoding uncharacterized protein: MTHKFCFEALDKSMKDIMRFVNPSSLYMSFGGKTVVFGGDFRQILHVIPKGSRHDIVLATINSSYLWRHCKVLRLMKNMRLRKLGSDQEYTEMKKFSDWTTNLGDGKIGEENDGYATIDIPNELLLKDYNDPIATIVESTYLLFGNTVSDATYFQQRAILAPTLDVVQSVNEYIISMNHSDGKLYLSSDTTCHSDKNIDLLTNVYTPEFLNAIKCSGVPNHELNLKGGTPVMLLRNIDHSLGL, from the coding sequence ATGACACACAAGTTTTGTTTTGAAGCTCTGGATAAAAGTATGAAAGATATAATGAGATTCGTCAATCCTTCAAGTCTTTATATGTCTTTTGGAGGAAAAACAGTTGTTTTCGGCGGTGATTTTCGACAAATATTGCATGTTATTCCAAAAGGTAGTAGACATGATATTGTTCTTGCCACTATTAATTCATCATACCTTTGGAGACATTGCAAAGTTTTGAGATTGATGAAAAACATGAGACTGCGGAAATTGGGTTCTGATCAAGAATATACTGAAATGAAAAAATTTTCGGATTGGACTACTAATTTAGGGGATGGAAAAATTGGAGAAGAAAATGATGGTTATGCAACAATTGATATTCCTAACGAACTTTTGCTGAAAGATTACAATGATCCTATTGCAACAATTGTTGAGAGTACATATCTGTTGTTTGGAAATACTGTCAGTGATGCAACATATTTCCAGCAAAGAGCTATATTGGCCCCGACACTTGATGTCGTTCAATCAGTAAATGAATACATTATTTCTATGAACCATTCAGATGGAAAATTGTATCTAAGTTCTGATACAACGTGTCATTCagataaaaatattgatttattaaCTAATGTGTATACACCTGAGTTCTTAAACGCAATCAAGTGTTCTGGAGTACCAAATCACGAGTTAAACTTGAAGGGTGGAACTCCGGTTATGTTATTGCGGAACATAGATCATTCTCTTGGACTATGA
- the LOC140964480 gene encoding monodehydroascorbate reductase 4, peroxisomal isoform X1 encodes MGRAYVYVIVGGGVSAGYAANEFVKRGISHGELCIISEEPVAPYERPALSKGYLLPEAPARLPSFHCCVGTNDEKLVPKWYKEHGIELILGTRVKSADVRRKTLLIATGETISYKYLIVATGARALKIEEFGVNGSDAANVCYLRDLADADRLVDVMQSRGSGNAVVIGGGYIGMECAASLVINNFKVTMVFPEAHCMARLFTPKIASYYEDFYQSKGVKFVKGNVLTSFDFDISGKVTAVNLKDGSKLPAEIVVIGIGIRPNTSLFEGQLTMDKGGIKVNGKMQSSNSSVYAMGDVASFPVKIFGETRRLEHVDSARKAAKHAVAAIMEPEKTGEFDYLPFFYSRVFTLSWQFYGDNAGEAVYFGDFSGNAFGAYWINKGLLVGSFLEGGTKEQYEAIAEATKLKPMVEDLGELEKQGLGFAMAVGQNIPPSLPNGDGSRSGDGVCDVMMEKPLFTWHATAGVIVAASIAVFAYWYGRKRRRW; translated from the exons ATGGGGAGAGCGTATGTGTACGTGATCGTGGGAGGGGGGGTATCAGCTGGTTACGCCGCAAATGAATTTGTCAAGAGAGGGATCTCTCATGGTGAACTCTGCATCATCTCTGAAGAGCCG GTTGCTCCGTATGAAAGGCCTGCATTGAGCAAAGGATATTTACTTCCAGAAG CTCCTGCACGTCTCCCTTCATTTCACTGTTGTGTGGGTACCAATGATGAAAAATTGGTTCCGAAATGGTACAAGGAACACG GTATTGAATTGATTCTTGGAACTCGAGTTAAGTCTGCTGATGTGAGGCGTAAGACATTGCTAATTGCAACAGGAGAAACCATAAGTTACAAATATCTAATTGTTGCAACAGGTGCTCGG GCTTTGAAGATCGAAGAGTTTGGTGTTAATGGATCCGATGCCGCTAATGTGTGTTATTTACGAGATTTGGCCGATGCTGATAGACTCGTTGATGTGATGCAATCTCGTGGTAGTGGAAATGCTGTTGTTATTGGCGGCGGCTACATAGGAATGGAATGCGCTGCATCTCTCGTGATAAACAATTTTAAAGTGACTATGGTTTTCCCTGAAGCACATTGTA TGGCACGTTTGTTTACCCCAAAAATCGCAAGTTACTATGAAGACTTCTACCAGTCAAAAGGAGTGAAATTTGTGAAAGGAAATGTGCTGACATCATTTGATTTTGACATCAGTGGGAAG GTCACTGCTGTTAATCTTAAAGATGGGAGCAAACTTCCAGCAGAAATTGTTGTGATCGGTATTGGAATTCGTCCAAACACAAGTCTTTTCGAGGGTCAGCTAACAATGGACAAGGGTGGAATCAAAGTGAATGGGAAAATGCAATCAAGCAATAGCTCTGTCTATGCTATGGGAGACGTTGCGTCTTTTCCAGTCAAAATTTTTGGAGAAACACGCAGACTCGAACACGTAGATTCTGCAAGAAAGGCTGCCAAGCATGCAGTTGCTGCAATCATGGAACCTGAAAAGACTGGAGAATTCGACTACCTACCATTCTTTTATTCCCGAGTCTTCACATTGTCTTGGCAGTTTTATGGAGACAATGCAGGGGAAGCCGTGTATTTTGGCGATTTTTCAGGAAATGCTTTTGGGGCGTACTGGATAAACAAAGGGCTTCTTGTTGGGTCATTTCTCGAGGGTGGAACTAAAGAACAGTACGAGGCAATAGCTGAAGCCACTAAGCTAAAACCGATGGTGGAAGACTTGGGGGAGCTTGAGAAACAGGGTTTGGGATTTGCTATGGCCGTCGGACAAAATATTCCACCTTCTTTGCCGAATGGTGATGGCAGCAGGAGTGGCGATGGAGTATGTGATGTGATGATGGAGAAACCGTTATTCACTTGGCATGCAACTGCTGGAGTTATTGTGGCAGCATCAATAGCAGTGTTTGCATATTGGTATGGTAGAAAGCGCAGAAGGTGGTGA